GCGACGAGGAGGAGGAAGAGGCCGGCGACCTGGGCGATTTCGAGCCGTTCGCCGACGAGCTGGCCGAGCTCGACACGATCAGGCTGCGACCCGACTCGGAGCTGGCGGAGGCGGCCCGCCAGGCGCCGCTGGTCGCCAAGGCCCGCGATCTGGCCGTGTGGGTGGGCTCGGGCCGCAAGGTGGGCGAGGAGACGCTGCTCACCGACGCCGAGGTCGAGCAGGCCCTGGCCGCCGTCGGCCTGCCCAGGCCGGAGACGGAGGGGCCCGTCGCCGAGGCCGTCCCCCAGCTGTGGAACATCTGGAACCTCGCGGTCGACCTCGAGTTCCTCGAGCCTGGCGAGGCCGGCACAGTCGCGGTCCAGGACGACACGGCAGAGTGGCCGTTCGACGACGACGAGGACGTGCTCGACGCCTGGATGCTCGGGCTCCACTCGGTCGACTACGGCGACCCCGAGCTGGAGGACGAGGACCTCACCATGGCCCTGGCGGGCCTGACGCGGGGCCTGCTCATCCGGCTGCTGCTGGCGGGGGGCTCCCGCGGGCGCGCCGAGCTGGCGCAGGACCTCGCCGACGCCGCCGCCGACCTCGACGAGCTGGGCTCCGACGCGTGGGAGGCGGCGGGCGACCCGCTGGCGCCCGCGCTCGACTGGCTGATCGGCTACGGCATGGTGGAGCTCGACGGCGACGACGGCTCCACGGTCCGCCTCACGCCGCTCGGCACCGAGGGCGTCGTCCATCTCATCGACGACGCCGACATCGAGGTCGACGCCCGGCCGGCCATCGAGTCCATGAGCGCCCACGAGCTGCTCGCACTGAGCGCCGAGCTGCCGGAGGAGGAGGCCGACGCCGAGTTCGCGGCCTGGATGCAGCTCAGGGAGCCCGCCAAGGCGGCCGAGGAGCTGCTGGAGGCGGCGGCTGAGGACGACAGTGACGCCCTGATCAGGGTGCAGGCGGCCAGCGTCGTCGGCACCCTGGGCGAGGCCGCCGTCCCGGCCTGGCAGGCGGCGCTCAAGCAGCCGTCGCTGCGCCCGTACGCGGCCACCCACCTGAGCCAGCTCGGGGTGGAGGGCGCGCCGGAGCCGACTCAGGAGGACACGCACTGGCTGATCCTCGACATGTGGACGATCTCGGCGGGGCTGGGGCGCTCGGAGTTCGTGAGCAGCCTGCGCGACATCGGGCCCGAGATGGTCAACGAGCTGCTGGAGGTCATCTGGAAGATCCCTCACGCGCACGTGGAGGAGCTTCTCGACCTCATCTCGCAGGTGCACCCGGACAAGCAGGTCGCCAAGGCGGCCAGGCGGGCGCTGTTCAAGGCCCGCTCGGTCTGACGTCACAGAAACGCGCCCCCGCTGTCGGACGGCGGGGGCGCGGTCGTTCGGGAGGGCACTCAGCCGGTCGAGAGTGCGCGCGTAACGGCGGTCAGCCGGTGAGCCGGAGGAGCGTTCCCCTGGACGGGGATCAGCTGGGAACGGCGGGTGGCGTCGCCCACCGCTTGCCGTAAAAACAAAAACGCCTTCTTCGGAGAAGAAGGCGTAGTCCCGACCGGATTCGAACCGGCGCTACCGCCTTGAGAGGGCGGCGTCCTGGGCCACTAGACGACGGGACCTTAGCGGGCTTGTGGCAGTGGTAGTCCCGACCGGATTCGAACCGGCGCTACCGCCTTGAGAGGGCGGCGTCCTGGGCCACTAGACGACGGGACCTTGCCCACAAGCTGCTGTGCCGGGCCTCCCCGGCAACGCAGGTAACTCTACCGCACCCGGAAGACCACACCAAACCGCTTATCCGCCCATCTGATCAACCCAGCAGCCCCCTGCGGTAGGCCTCGGCGACGGCGGAGGCGCGGTCGCGCACGTCGAGCTTGGCGTAGACGTGCAGCAGGTGCGTCTTGACGCTGGCCTCGCTGATGAACAGGCCGGCCGCCGCCTCCTTGTTGGTGGCTCCGCCGGCCACCAGCCGCAGCACCTCCAGCTCCCGCTTGCTCAGCTGCCCCCTGGCGGGCCTGCGCAGGTGCTCCGCCAGCCGACCCGCCACCGCCGGGGCGAGCACGGTCTCACCGCGGTGGGTGGCCCGCACGGCGCGGACCAGCTCGTCCGGCGGGGCGTCCTTGAGCAGGTAACCGCTCGCGCCCGCTTCGAGCGCCGGCAGCACGTCGGTGTCGAACGTGGTCAGCACCAGCACCCGCGGCCCCGTGCCGCTCAGCAGCCGAATGGCGCTCACCCCGTCGAGGCCCGGCATGCGCAGGTCCATGAGGACGAGGTCGGGGGCCAGCTCCGCGGCCAGCCGCACGGCCTCCTCACCGTCGGCCGCCTCGCCGACGATCTCCAGGTCGGGCTCGCCGCCGAGCGCCGCCCGCAGGCCGTCACGCACGATCGGATGGTCGTCGGCGATCAGCAACCGCACTGGCATCGGGTCAGCCTCTCATTCGGTACGGGCGGGGGCCGCGGGCAGGGCCGGGACGGCGGCGGCGACGGCCGTGCCCCGGCCGGGCCCGGACTCGACCTCCAGGGTGCCGCCCACGCCGCGCACCCGCTGCCGCATGCCGTCCAGCCCGAAGCCGTCAGAGGGCCGCTGCGGGTCGAAGCCCGTCCCGTCGTCTCGGACGTCGAGGAGGATGGCTTCGTCCGTGTACGACAGAGTGAGGCCCGTCCTGGTGGCATTGGCGTGCTTCGCCACGTTCGCCAGGGCTTCCTGAGCGACCCGGAACAGCGCCGCCTCCACCTCGGCGGCCACGGCGACCGGGGTGCCGGTGACCTCGAACCGCAGGTCCACGCCGGCCGCCTGCGCCCACGACTCGGCCATGTGACCGAGCGCGTCCGGCAGCTCCGCGTCCTCCAGCGGCTCGGGCCGCAGCGCCCGTACGGATCTGCGGGTCTCGGACAGGCCGCGGCGGGCCAGCTCGGCCGCCCGGTCGAGGTGGCGGCGGGCGTCCTCGCCCTGGGCGCGGCCGGCGGCGGAGAGCTGGCCGATCAGCGCGACCAGGTCCTGCGCGAGCGTGTCGTGGATCTCGCCGGCCACCCGGTGCCGCTCGTCGAGCACGCCCGCCCGGCGGGCCTGGCCCAGGAGCCTGGCGTTCAGCTCGGCGTTCTCGTCCATGGCCGCGCGCAGGCGCTCGACCAGGCGGCGGCGCCTGTCGTGCTCGGCGGAGACGTACCAGCCGGCCAGGACCAGCGGCACGGCCACGCCGGCGATGACGGTGAGCAGGGTCGTCCCGGCCTCCGGGCCTGCCTGGCTGGTGACGTTGATCAGCGCGGTGAGCGTGACGCCGGCCATGACGAGGCGGCCGGGGAGCAGCGCGATGGCCAGGGGGTAGCCGGTCGAGGCGAACACCACGAAAGCCTGGCTCCTGGTGGCCAGGGCGGCGGCGAGGATCAGGAGGATGAGGTAGTGGGCGACGACGAGCGCCCTGCGGGTGTCGCGGCGGGGGTGGAGCCACGGGATGGGGGCGAGCCACCCGGCCGCCACCAGGGCCAGCGGCGGCCACGGCACCGCCGCCCACAGCGCGACGACACCCGCACCCCAGCCACCGCCCGCCGCGCCGCCCGCGCCGCCCGCGCCGTCCGCGCCGCCCGCGCCGCCCGCGCCGTCCGCGCCGTCCGGGCCGCCCGCGCCGCCCACGCCCTCGGGCAGGATCGCGCCCGGCCAGGCGCCCGCGTCCTGGCTCGCCGCCAGGACCACCGAGATCGCGAGCAGCGCGTACGCCAGCCCCGCGTACACCCACCTCTCACGCCCGTCCACCCAGCTCATGCCCCCAAGCCTGGCACGCCGTCAACCGATCGGTGGATGGCCGCCGTCAACCGCTTCTCCACCCCGACGGTCGATGTGGCCGGCCCCCGCTCAAGGCGACCATCGAGACATGACCGATCTCACCCGCAGAACCGCCTTCCAGCTCGCCGCCGTCGCCGGCGCGGGAGCCACCGCCGTCTCCCTGCCCAAGGGTAAGGAAGTGACCACGTTCGTCTTCGTGACCGGCTCGAACGGCACGGCCAGCGGCGACAACGAGCTGGCGCTGCGCGGCCACCGCACCGTCGGCGTGAGCCTGCCGGGCCACGGCCCGGAGAACCAGCTCCACCGCGCCTACCAGGCCCCCCAGGACCTGGCGAAGCTGGCCACGCTCCCCTCCCCCATGGCGGGCGTGACGCTGGACGACTACGTCGAGGCCACGGTGGACGTGGTGCGCCGGGTCTCCCGCTACGGCCCGGTGATCCTCGTGGGCGGCAGCCTGGGCGGCTCCACCATCACCAAGGCGGCCGACGCGGTGCCCGACCTGATCGACCGCCTGGTCTACATCGGCGCGTACTGCTGCACGAAGCTGCGCTCCCCCGCCGAGTACCTGGAGACGCCGGAAGGTAAGACGAGCCTGGCGGCGAGCATCCTGCCGGGCGTCGTCGGCGATCCGCGGGTGCTCAAGGCGATCAGGGTGAACTGGCGCACGAACGACGCGAAGTTCCTGGACGCGGCGAAGGCGGCGTTCATGGCCGAGGGCACGGAGGGCGAGTTCCTGGCGCTGCTGAACGCGTCGCTGCCGGACGAGAGCCTGGAGGTGTCGAGCGCGGACGCCAGGGGCCGCAAGGACGCCTGGGGACGGGTGCGGCGCGTGTACGTGCGGCAGTCGCTGGACCGGGTGATCCCGCCCGCGCTGCAGGACCGCATGATCAGGGAGGCGGACGAGGCGACGCCGGGCAACAGGTTCGAGGTCTTCACGGTGCGTACGCCGCACGCGCCGACCCGCGGCGCCTATGGGAAGATCACGAAAATCCTGGACGGGCTCGCGAAATGAAAAAACGGACATCTCCTGAGGAGACATCCGT
The nucleotide sequence above comes from Nonomuraea gerenzanensis. Encoded proteins:
- a CDS encoding response regulator — its product is MPVRLLIADDHPIVRDGLRAALGGEPDLEIVGEAADGEEAVRLAAELAPDLVLMDLRMPGLDGVSAIRLLSGTGPRVLVLTTFDTDVLPALEAGASGYLLKDAPPDELVRAVRATHRGETVLAPAVAGRLAEHLRRPARGQLSKRELEVLRLVAGGATNKEAAAGLFISEASVKTHLLHVYAKLDVRDRASAVAEAYRRGLLG
- a CDS encoding sensor histidine kinase, producing the protein MSWVDGRERWVYAGLAYALLAISVVLAASQDAGAWPGAILPEGVGGAGGPDGADGAGGAGGADGAGGAGGAAGGGWGAGVVALWAAVPWPPLALVAAGWLAPIPWLHPRRDTRRALVVAHYLILLILAAALATRSQAFVVFASTGYPLAIALLPGRLVMAGVTLTALINVTSQAGPEAGTTLLTVIAGVAVPLVLAGWYVSAEHDRRRRLVERLRAAMDENAELNARLLGQARRAGVLDERHRVAGEIHDTLAQDLVALIGQLSAAGRAQGEDARRHLDRAAELARRGLSETRRSVRALRPEPLEDAELPDALGHMAESWAQAAGVDLRFEVTGTPVAVAAEVEAALFRVAQEALANVAKHANATRTGLTLSYTDEAILLDVRDDGTGFDPQRPSDGFGLDGMRQRVRGVGGTLEVESGPGRGTAVAAAVPALPAAPARTE
- a CDS encoding alpha/beta hydrolase produces the protein MTDLTRRTAFQLAAVAGAGATAVSLPKGKEVTTFVFVTGSNGTASGDNELALRGHRTVGVSLPGHGPENQLHRAYQAPQDLAKLATLPSPMAGVTLDDYVEATVDVVRRVSRYGPVILVGGSLGGSTITKAADAVPDLIDRLVYIGAYCCTKLRSPAEYLETPEGKTSLAASILPGVVGDPRVLKAIRVNWRTNDAKFLDAAKAAFMAEGTEGEFLALLNASLPDESLEVSSADARGRKDAWGRVRRVYVRQSLDRVIPPALQDRMIREADEATPGNRFEVFTVRTPHAPTRGAYGKITKILDGLAK